In Treponema denticola, one genomic interval encodes:
- a CDS encoding adenylate/guanylate cyclase domain-containing protein — MPIGKKRLFLGSIPFLVLFALPYLTNLFTSAYEQKIIDLEVKKGKVNIPSQPLSEKILFSLSGDFHYTPNQFYSLKSGSTESYSKVPGKFSSKELGNAYGYGSYGLELSGLDPAVIYAIQVPHIFASCGIVINGIDVDSQGQPGINRETETPGARSSQIAFRPLKDGTSNIIINVSNFFNNKGYISGPIILGEASQIGEMFRADLIFYGIIFAITFSVALFFFILSFFHKQASFVIWFALTAMVLALRGIFFYPHIFIILFPSTPWLFNFIMRYVSFPLPIILFTVFLSKALKFKYKIPYIIILSVSILYAISTIVLPPEMSVSLLIYYQVFAGFCVAHIIFIAIIGLKKKKEFAVWIFTATSVLFLFGVYDLMVALGIIPGEFFIQIGTVFAVIILSIKVLDDYVDSIKRIEDLSVEMKLINKSLIRFVPDQIVEFLNKRSIIDVKLGDNVELTMPILSIDIRSFTRTSEKLEPNQVFELLNEYFALVAPVVREYNGVITKYLGDGFFALFPDGADSALSCAVAIQKALAQNSIAAPNSSPLRIGIGIDMGDILLGTIGNSMRMDSIIISNSYHIAEVLQESTKRYCSCIMISDKIYESLKNISGHYIRPIQKIKNTLDKNVFLYEVYDGDDDFVKNLKYKTQEYMKKALNSLSTEGIEAATKYFDKILEIYPNDCVALYYKKVFAKINNPDAEHRGMLFS; from the coding sequence ATGCCGATAGGAAAAAAAAGATTGTTTTTGGGGTCTATACCTTTTTTGGTTTTATTTGCGCTTCCGTATTTAACTAATTTGTTTACCTCTGCTTATGAACAAAAAATTATAGATTTGGAGGTAAAAAAAGGTAAGGTTAATATTCCGTCTCAGCCTTTATCAGAAAAAATTCTTTTTTCTTTAAGCGGAGATTTCCATTATACCCCTAATCAATTTTACTCTTTGAAAAGCGGTTCTACAGAATCGTATTCTAAGGTTCCAGGTAAATTTTCCAGTAAGGAACTTGGCAATGCTTATGGGTATGGTTCTTATGGATTAGAACTTTCAGGTTTAGATCCTGCTGTAATTTATGCAATTCAAGTTCCGCATATTTTTGCAAGCTGCGGTATAGTGATAAATGGAATTGATGTTGACAGTCAGGGTCAGCCGGGTATAAATCGTGAAACTGAAACTCCCGGAGCTCGGTCTTCTCAAATAGCTTTTAGACCCTTAAAAGACGGAACGTCCAATATAATTATTAATGTTTCTAATTTTTTTAATAATAAGGGCTATATTTCCGGACCGATTATTTTAGGTGAAGCTTCTCAAATCGGAGAAATGTTTAGAGCCGATCTGATTTTTTACGGTATTATATTTGCGATAACTTTTTCGGTTGCTCTGTTTTTCTTTATTCTTTCTTTTTTTCATAAACAGGCATCCTTTGTTATTTGGTTTGCCTTGACAGCCATGGTATTGGCTTTGCGGGGAATTTTCTTTTATCCCCATATTTTTATTATTTTGTTTCCTAGTACCCCATGGTTATTTAATTTTATTATGAGGTATGTTTCCTTTCCTCTGCCGATTATTTTGTTTACCGTTTTTTTAAGCAAAGCTTTAAAATTTAAGTATAAAATTCCTTACATAATTATATTATCGGTATCTATTTTATATGCAATATCTACTATTGTGCTTCCGCCTGAAATGTCGGTATCTTTGTTAATTTACTATCAAGTCTTCGCAGGATTTTGTGTAGCCCATATTATTTTTATTGCAATTATCGGTTTGAAGAAGAAGAAAGAATTTGCCGTTTGGATATTTACAGCAACCTCCGTATTATTTTTATTCGGTGTTTACGATTTAATGGTTGCCCTAGGTATTATACCGGGAGAATTTTTTATTCAAATAGGAACGGTTTTTGCCGTTATTATTTTGTCCATAAAAGTGTTGGATGATTATGTCGATTCAATAAAAAGAATAGAAGATTTGAGTGTTGAAATGAAACTTATAAATAAGTCTCTTATTCGTTTTGTGCCTGATCAAATTGTAGAGTTCTTAAATAAAAGATCAATAATAGATGTTAAGTTAGGAGATAATGTAGAGCTTACAATGCCTATTCTTTCTATAGATATACGCTCATTTACTCGTACTTCAGAAAAGTTGGAACCGAATCAGGTTTTTGAATTATTAAATGAGTATTTTGCATTGGTTGCTCCGGTTGTAAGGGAGTATAACGGAGTGATAACCAAGTATTTGGGTGACGGTTTTTTTGCTTTATTTCCTGACGGGGCCGATTCGGCTCTTTCTTGTGCAGTAGCTATACAAAAGGCTCTTGCCCAGAATAGTATTGCAGCTCCTAATTCTTCCCCCTTAAGAATAGGTATAGGTATTGATATGGGTGATATTCTTTTAGGTACTATAGGCAATTCAATGCGTATGGATAGTATTATTATTTCTAATTCTTATCATATTGCGGAAGTTTTACAAGAATCAACAAAAAGGTATTGTTCATGTATTATGATATCCGATAAAATATATGAATCACTGAAAAATATTTCTGGACATTATATTAGACCTATACAGAAGATTAAAAATACGTTAGATAAAAATGTTTTTTTATATGAAGTATATGATGGTGATGATGATTTTGTTAAGAATTTAAAATATAAAACACAAGAATATATGAAGAAAGCTTTAAATTCATTATCAACGGAAGGAATTGAAGCTGCAACTAAATATTTTGATAAGATTTTAGAAATATATCCAAATGATTGTGTTGCCTTATATTATAAAAAAGTATTTGCAAAAATCAACAACCCCGACGCAGAGCATCGGGGTATGTTGTTCTCATAA
- a CDS encoding FAD-dependent oxidoreductase gives MAKKVVIVGGVAGGASVAARVRRLDENAEVIMFEKGPNVSFSNCALPFFLSRIVPESENLVLMSPEQFKKQYNIIAKTSHEVLAVDSSKKIVKVKDLNTGKEFEETYDVLVLSPGAAPVVPRSIAGYDKPHVFTVRNVVDIKKLDDYVKANDVKDIAVIGAGFIGIEVAENFKLAGKNVSLVEKLPQVMAPFDYDMAQILHKELHDKGVNLVLGDGIKEIGDGFIILESGKKIDAGAVVLSLGVRPEVALAQGAGIKLGDTGAILVDHNYRTSVDDIYAVGDAIEVSHFITRKKTRLTLAGPAQRQARAAADDMYGIPHRNTGVIGSSVIQCFDYNAACTGLNERECQAQGINYDFVYVIPGDKVGLMPDAHPLFFKLIFAKPSGKILGAQAIGKGNVDKRIDVIASFIMLGGTLEDLKELELCYSPMFGTAKDIVNHAALVGLNILNGVYKQVPVTMVRELVESNAFIVDVREPKEFEAGHLLNAVNIPLSQLRERMNEIPKDKPVYVHCRSSQRSYNALCALKGKGYKNIVNIMGSFLGISVYEYFNDLTQKRKPIVTKYNFR, from the coding sequence ATGGCAAAGAAAGTTGTAATTGTAGGAGGCGTAGCAGGCGGGGCATCCGTTGCTGCAAGAGTTAGACGCTTGGATGAAAATGCTGAAGTCATTATGTTTGAAAAAGGTCCCAATGTATCCTTTTCAAACTGTGCTTTACCCTTTTTTTTGAGCAGGATTGTTCCCGAAAGCGAGAATCTTGTTTTGATGAGTCCCGAACAGTTCAAAAAGCAATATAATATTATTGCAAAGACCTCTCATGAGGTATTGGCTGTCGATTCATCAAAAAAAATCGTTAAGGTAAAAGACTTAAATACAGGTAAGGAATTTGAAGAGACTTATGATGTTTTAGTTCTTTCTCCGGGGGCAGCACCTGTGGTTCCGCGTTCTATAGCGGGATATGATAAGCCTCATGTCTTTACTGTAAGGAATGTTGTAGATATCAAAAAACTTGATGATTATGTTAAAGCCAATGATGTAAAAGATATTGCGGTTATAGGTGCAGGTTTTATCGGTATTGAGGTTGCCGAAAACTTTAAGCTTGCAGGTAAAAATGTTTCTCTCGTAGAAAAACTTCCGCAGGTAATGGCTCCGTTCGATTATGATATGGCCCAGATTCTTCATAAAGAGTTGCACGATAAGGGCGTAAACTTAGTTTTGGGCGACGGTATAAAAGAAATAGGAGACGGTTTTATTATCCTTGAAAGCGGCAAAAAGATTGATGCCGGAGCTGTTGTTCTATCATTGGGTGTCCGTCCTGAAGTTGCTTTAGCTCAAGGTGCAGGCATAAAACTTGGAGATACGGGAGCTATTTTAGTAGATCATAATTACCGTACCAGTGTAGATGACATTTATGCTGTAGGAGATGCTATTGAAGTAAGTCATTTTATAACGCGCAAAAAGACAAGACTTACTCTTGCAGGCCCTGCACAAAGACAGGCTAGAGCAGCAGCAGATGATATGTACGGCATTCCTCATCGAAACACGGGAGTCATCGGCTCTTCAGTTATCCAATGTTTTGATTATAATGCCGCATGTACGGGTCTCAATGAAAGAGAGTGTCAGGCACAGGGAATTAATTATGACTTTGTCTATGTTATTCCGGGAGATAAGGTAGGTCTTATGCCGGATGCACATCCTCTTTTCTTTAAGCTGATTTTTGCCAAGCCTTCCGGCAAGATTTTAGGAGCTCAAGCAATAGGAAAAGGAAATGTCGATAAGCGTATAGATGTTATAGCTTCATTTATTATGTTGGGCGGAACTTTGGAAGACTTAAAAGAGTTGGAGCTTTGTTATTCCCCTATGTTCGGGACTGCAAAGGATATTGTTAACCATGCAGCTCTTGTAGGCTTAAATATTTTAAACGGAGTGTATAAGCAGGTTCCTGTTACAATGGTAAGAGAGCTTGTCGAATCAAATGCTTTTATTGTTGACGTCCGCGAGCCCAAGGAATTTGAAGCAGGTCATCTTTTAAATGCCGTAAATATTCCTTTGAGCCAATTACGTGAAAGAATGAATGAGATTCCGAAAGATAAACCGGTATATGTACATTGCCGCTCAAGCCAGAGAAGCTACAATGCTCTTTGTGCTTTAAAAGGTAAGGGATATAAGAACATAGTAAATATTATGGGTTCATTTTTAGGTATAAGTGTTTATGAATACTTTAATGACCTTACTCAAAAGCGAAAGCCGATAGTTACTAAATATAATTTTAGATAG